One window of the Nitrospirota bacterium genome contains the following:
- a CDS encoding rhomboid family intramembrane serine protease, which produces MIPLKDDNPAVSFPIVTISLIVLNIIIFFYELSLGPQFSAFLDAYGAKPLYVLKMASPPGLPSPHITIFSSMFLHGSFFHVAGNMLYLWIFGNNIEDSMGHFKFIVFYLISGVIAVYIFAFMNPSSTIPMIGASGAVSGVLGAYLVLFPRAKVHTLIPLGFYIQVIRIPAVFVLGLWIFVQILNGMVNGARGGGVAWFAHIGGFLAGILLVGLFKKRVEV; this is translated from the coding sequence ATGATTCCATTAAAAGATGATAATCCAGCCGTCAGCTTTCCTATCGTAACAATAAGTCTCATTGTTTTAAACATCATCATCTTCTTCTATGAGCTATCTCTTGGGCCGCAATTTTCAGCCTTCTTAGATGCATACGGGGCAAAACCTTTATATGTCCTCAAGATGGCATCGCCGCCTGGTCTCCCTTCCCCGCATATAACTATCTTTTCATCCATGTTTCTACATGGCAGTTTTTTTCACGTTGCAGGTAATATGCTCTATCTCTGGATATTCGGGAACAACATTGAAGATTCAATGGGACATTTTAAATTCATTGTCTTTTATCTTATCAGCGGAGTAATTGCGGTCTATATTTTCGCCTTTATGAACCCGAGTTCCACTATCCCTATGATAGGCGCCAGTGGTGCCGTATCTGGCGTCCTTGGCGCATACCTTGTATTATTTCCACGGGCCAAAGTTCATACCCTGATACCATTGGGGTTTTATATTCAGGTAATAAGGATTCCAGCTGTTTTTGTATTAGGTTTGTGGATATTTGTGCAGATATTAAATGGGATGGTCAACGGAGCAAGAGGCGGTGGGGTTGCATGGTTTGCGCATATCGGCGGATTCCTGGCTGGTATTCTGCTTGTCGGTTTATTTAAAAAAAGGGTCGAGGTATGA